In the genome of Ancylomarina subtilis, one region contains:
- a CDS encoding efflux RND transporter permease subunit, with translation MLNKIIQYALHNRMLVMFATLLLILGGSYTTANMDVDVFPDLTAPTVVVMTEAHGMAPEEVEKLVTFQIETAVNGATNIRRLRSSSSAGFSIVWVEFEWGTEIYRARQIVSEKLMAISDQLPKGAGKPTLAPQSSIMGEVMMISLQSDKSSAMDLRTLADWSVRPQLLALNGVAQVVVIGGDYKQYQILANPQKMRYYQVSMDELMKAANATNENSAGGFINEFGNQYNIRGIARTSDLDQLGNSVVKVYQKSPVRISDIAKLVEAPAPKIGLGSVNAEPAVLMTVKKQPGVNTLKLTDKLDEALANIQKSLPADVKVNSHIFRQADFITNSIGNVKGALYEGSVFVIVILLVFLMNYRTTVISLLAIPLSLLFTIITLKFLGITINTMTLGGMAIAIGDLVDDAIIDVENVYKRLRQNYLLPKKERESSLAVVYKASCEIRSSIINATFIIIAAFVPLFFLTGMEGRMLQPLGIAFIVSLFASLITALTVTPVMCSFMLTGDKMLNRKNKESWLVRNLNQAYENSLKKALAYKYLILGSASVLFIGSLIILSGLGRNFLPDFNEGSLTITAITKPGISLEESNKIKVIAEKAILTIPEVRLTARRTGRSELDEHSFGGNTSEIEVPFTLTERTKAEFLAEVRSKLSKIAGVNFAIGQPLSHRIDHILSGTKANIAIKIFGPDLSKMFQMANQIKGSISPIEGVVDVNVEQQVEIPQIQIRPKRDMLAKYGISIASFTSFIDIAFAGEKVSDVFEGIKAFDLVVKYDEENRGSIDAIRNALIDTWDGKKIPLSYVADIQSQSGPNTVSRENVQRKLVVSANVAERDLRSVVNDIKAAIDQDIELPEEYRVEYGGQFESEANASRTLALTSIISFLIIFLLLFQEFRSAQLAGIILLNLPLALIGGVFTIYFTSGMLSIPAIIGFITLFGIATRNGILLISNYQNMLDKGIELKEIIIQGSIHRLSPILMTALTAALALIPMALGGDQPGNEIQSPMAVVILGGLLTSTLLNIYLIPIVYLLLNSKKKSI, from the coding sequence GTGTTAAATAAAATCATACAATACGCACTACACAACCGTATGTTGGTGATGTTTGCAACTCTTCTTCTGATTTTAGGAGGAAGCTACACAACAGCCAATATGGATGTGGATGTGTTTCCTGATCTGACCGCCCCCACGGTGGTTGTGATGACCGAAGCACACGGCATGGCACCCGAAGAGGTGGAAAAGCTGGTTACATTTCAAATTGAAACAGCCGTAAACGGCGCAACCAATATCCGACGCCTACGCTCCTCTTCCTCAGCCGGATTCTCCATTGTTTGGGTGGAGTTTGAATGGGGAACGGAAATCTATCGTGCCCGTCAGATTGTAAGCGAGAAGTTGATGGCGATTTCGGACCAACTTCCAAAAGGTGCAGGCAAACCAACTCTGGCCCCGCAATCCTCCATTATGGGTGAGGTCATGATGATCAGTTTGCAATCGGACAAAAGCTCGGCCATGGACTTAAGAACCCTTGCTGACTGGAGTGTTCGCCCCCAACTGCTGGCTCTTAACGGGGTGGCTCAGGTGGTGGTCATCGGTGGAGACTACAAGCAGTACCAGATTTTGGCCAATCCTCAGAAAATGCGATACTATCAGGTCAGTATGGACGAACTGATGAAGGCTGCGAATGCCACCAACGAAAATTCGGCAGGTGGTTTCATCAACGAATTTGGCAATCAGTACAACATCCGTGGGATTGCCCGGACATCTGATCTTGATCAATTGGGCAATTCGGTTGTAAAGGTTTATCAAAAATCACCCGTTCGCATCAGCGATATTGCCAAGCTGGTTGAAGCGCCGGCTCCAAAAATTGGTTTGGGTAGCGTCAATGCTGAACCGGCTGTTTTAATGACTGTAAAAAAGCAACCTGGTGTTAATACGCTGAAGTTAACAGACAAGCTGGACGAGGCTCTTGCCAACATTCAAAAGTCATTGCCGGCTGATGTCAAAGTCAACTCCCACATTTTCCGTCAGGCAGATTTCATCACCAATTCCATTGGTAACGTAAAGGGAGCCTTATACGAGGGGTCTGTTTTTGTTATTGTCATCTTATTGGTCTTCCTGATGAATTACCGAACCACGGTGATTTCTCTTTTAGCGATTCCACTCTCACTCCTATTCACCATTATCACCCTTAAGTTTTTGGGTATTACCATTAACACCATGACCTTGGGAGGTATGGCTATTGCAATTGGCGATCTGGTGGATGATGCGATTATCGATGTGGAGAATGTTTACAAACGGCTTCGCCAAAATTATCTTTTGCCTAAAAAAGAAAGAGAGAGCTCTCTTGCTGTTGTTTATAAGGCTTCCTGTGAGATTCGTTCGTCCATTATCAATGCCACCTTTATTATTATTGCAGCTTTTGTTCCCCTTTTCTTTTTAACAGGCATGGAAGGACGTATGCTTCAACCTCTGGGGATTGCTTTTATTGTATCGCTTTTCGCCTCTCTCATCACTGCACTAACGGTGACACCTGTCATGTGCAGCTTTATGCTGACGGGAGACAAAATGTTGAATCGCAAAAATAAAGAAAGCTGGCTGGTTAGAAATTTGAATCAGGCCTACGAGAATTCACTGAAAAAGGCTTTGGCATACAAATACCTTATTCTAGGCTCAGCAAGTGTTCTCTTTATCGGCTCACTTATTATCCTGAGTGGTCTGGGACGTAATTTCCTACCTGATTTTAATGAGGGTTCCTTAACCATTACAGCCATTACAAAACCGGGAATCTCTCTTGAGGAGTCGAATAAGATTAAAGTGATCGCTGAAAAAGCCATATTAACAATACCCGAAGTTCGATTAACAGCCCGACGTACAGGGCGTTCTGAACTGGATGAGCACTCATTTGGAGGAAACACCTCGGAAATTGAGGTGCCTTTTACATTGACTGAACGCACCAAGGCTGAATTCCTTGCCGAAGTCAGAAGTAAACTGAGTAAAATTGCCGGGGTTAACTTTGCCATTGGCCAGCCCTTGAGTCACCGTATCGACCATATTCTTTCGGGAACCAAGGCGAATATTGCCATTAAAATATTTGGTCCCGACTTGTCGAAGATGTTCCAGATGGCTAATCAAATTAAGGGATCCATTTCTCCAATCGAAGGGGTTGTGGATGTGAATGTGGAACAGCAGGTAGAAATCCCTCAAATCCAGATTCGCCCTAAACGGGATATGCTGGCCAAGTATGGCATCTCGATAGCGAGTTTCACGAGCTTTATCGATATCGCCTTTGCGGGTGAAAAGGTATCTGATGTGTTCGAGGGCATCAAGGCTTTCGATCTGGTTGTAAAATACGATGAAGAGAATCGTGGCAGTATTGATGCCATCCGCAATGCCCTGATTGACACCTGGGACGGCAAAAAGATTCCCTTAAGTTACGTGGCCGATATTCAATCTCAATCGGGACCCAATACCGTAAGCCGTGAGAACGTGCAACGTAAATTGGTTGTATCAGCCAATGTTGCAGAAAGAGACTTGCGTTCCGTTGTCAATGATATTAAGGCAGCGATTGATCAGGATATCGAACTTCCAGAGGAATATCGAGTTGAATATGGCGGGCAATTTGAGAGTGAAGCAAATGCCTCTAGAACTCTGGCTTTAACCTCTATCATCTCCTTTTTGATCATTTTCTTGCTTCTGTTTCAGGAGTTCCGTTCAGCCCAATTGGCGGGTATCATTCTATTAAACCTGCCTTTGGCACTGATTGGTGGTGTTTTCACCATCTATTTCACCTCGGGCATGTTGAGTATCCCGGCCATTATCGGTTTCATTACCCTCTTTGGTATTGCCACCCGTAATGGGATTCTGCTCATCTCAAATTATCAGAATATGCTGGATAAGGGCATAGAACTCAAGGAGATTATTATTCAGGGGTCTATTCATCGCTTGAGTCCCATTCTGATGACCGCTCTGACTGCTGCCCTAGCCCTGATTCCTATGGCTTTGGGAGGTGATCAGCCCGGAAACGAGATTCAAAGCCCGATGGCAGTTGTTATTTTGGGTGGTCTGTTGACCTCTACCCTTCTGAACATCTACCTTATTCCTATTGTTTACCTGTTATTAAACTCTAAAAAGAAATCAATATGA
- a CDS encoding transposase — MQTIDTLEAGRYYHIYNRGINGCNLFTEEDNYTYFLNLYEKYINLIADTFAWVLMPNHFHLLVRIKDVDEIDLSGLKPPHQYFSNLFNAYTKAFNKRNKRHGALFERPFKRKIIEDESYLMQLVLYIHNNPVHHDFCSNPAEYGWSSYLTCLSLKPTRLNRNETLEWFDDEVNFKYMHNKAVETMQLEEWLGI, encoded by the coding sequence ATGCAAACTATAGACACGCTCGAAGCTGGCAGATATTATCATATCTACAATCGTGGAATAAACGGCTGCAATTTATTTACTGAAGAAGACAATTACACTTACTTCCTTAATTTATACGAAAAGTATATCAATCTGATTGCAGATACATTTGCCTGGGTACTGATGCCAAATCATTTTCATTTATTGGTCAGAATAAAAGACGTTGATGAAATAGACCTGTCGGGCCTGAAACCACCACACCAATATTTTTCAAACCTATTTAATGCTTACACCAAGGCTTTTAACAAACGAAACAAGCGCCACGGTGCCCTCTTCGAACGCCCCTTCAAAAGGAAGATAATTGAAGATGAATCCTATTTAATGCAATTAGTGTTGTATATCCATAACAATCCCGTTCACCATGATTTTTGCAGTAATCCTGCTGAATACGGATGGAGTTCATATTTGACTTGCCTTAGCCTAAAACCCACAAGACTAAATCGTAATGAAACCTTAGAATGGTTCGACGATGAAGTGAACTTTAAATACATGCATAACAAAGCAGTTGAAACGATGCAATTGGAGGAATGGTTGGGGATTTAA
- a CDS encoding TolC family protein: protein MRALIIGLLALVLSLNVQAQSDLKDVLQAIEMNNLSLKAQNQYIESQKVGYKTDLNLANPEIAYEKNFSDQEGNPYEILISQAFDFPTVYLHKNKLKKAKTANLDNLLQQSRQDILLAAQKACFNLIYQNKLKAQLSIRYENAQKLVEFFQKKLEKGDANILEMNKVRIVLLNIKNQVQLCETQISNLNEELKQLNGGQAIVFKTTLYPELALEEDYSKLELDILNGSPKLDLMRANMDIASKQTALVKNQVLPKFNLGYRYLNSDINKAFNGINIGISIPLWESRNKLKFAKLNQLSQESEFLAQEKILLSDVHKTYQKVQNLKASLSEYQMILEGNHMDELLKKALDYGQISSIEYFMESLYFYDSFDTYLQVEKEYQLALADLLKYQL from the coding sequence ATGAGAGCATTAATAATCGGTCTGTTGGCACTGGTATTGAGTCTGAATGTTCAGGCTCAATCAGACCTAAAAGACGTGTTGCAGGCCATTGAGATGAATAATCTGAGTTTAAAAGCTCAAAATCAATACATCGAATCACAGAAAGTAGGCTACAAAACAGACTTGAATCTGGCCAATCCTGAGATCGCCTACGAAAAGAACTTTTCAGATCAGGAAGGAAATCCTTATGAGATTCTGATCAGTCAGGCCTTTGATTTTCCAACGGTTTATCTTCATAAGAATAAACTGAAGAAAGCCAAGACGGCTAATCTGGATAACCTCTTACAGCAAAGCCGTCAGGATATTCTTCTGGCAGCTCAAAAGGCCTGTTTCAATCTGATTTACCAGAACAAACTGAAGGCACAATTGAGCATTCGCTATGAGAATGCTCAAAAGTTAGTCGAGTTTTTTCAGAAGAAACTGGAAAAAGGTGATGCCAATATCTTGGAAATGAATAAGGTCAGGATTGTTCTGTTAAACATCAAGAATCAGGTTCAGCTTTGTGAGACTCAAATCAGCAATCTGAATGAGGAACTCAAACAGCTCAACGGTGGACAAGCCATTGTTTTCAAGACCACCCTCTACCCGGAGCTTGCTTTGGAAGAGGATTATTCAAAACTTGAACTGGACATTTTAAATGGCAGTCCAAAACTGGATTTGATGCGAGCCAATATGGATATTGCTTCAAAACAAACAGCCTTGGTTAAGAATCAGGTTTTACCCAAATTCAATTTGGGTTACCGATATCTCAATTCGGATATCAACAAAGCATTCAATGGCATCAATATTGGCATCAGCATTCCACTTTGGGAAAGCCGAAACAAGCTTAAGTTTGCTAAATTGAATCAATTGAGCCAGGAGAGTGAGTTTTTGGCGCAGGAGAAAATTCTTTTGTCAGATGTGCACAAAACCTATCAGAAGGTTCAAAACCTAAAAGCTTCGCTATCTGAATACCAAATGATTCTGGAAGGCAATCATATGGATGAGCTCTTAAAGAAAGCTCTGGACTATGGGCAGATATCAAGTATCGAATACTTTATGGAAAGCCTCTATTTTTATGACAGCTTCGACACCTACCTGCAGGTTGAGAAAGAATATCAGCTTGCACTGGCTGATTTGCTGAAATATCAGCTGTAA
- a CDS encoding efflux RND transporter periplasmic adaptor subunit, with the protein MNKIYLIALGLSLSIISCKPSASSGHEGHDHDGHDHGEVTAETHDEHESQTLSLYNPETELFAEFHPLVAGQVSEFLTHLTRLDSYKPYAEGKLTVSLIKDGKGIRNTVEAPASLGIFTPSLKPKAAGLYTLVFEIESQFGKERFVAKNIEVYANEEQAEEALETQHKENQIKFLKEQAWKIDFGTEKVAYGIFNKVIKTTGELIASSNSEIRISAQSSGIIRMPSSDIVNGKTVKKGEAIFFISGQGLSDNSLTSRFINARSDYEKTSADFKRAQALRADQIISEKEFNEAKSNFEKAEVNYQLISRDYSTKGIKVSSPATGYICKVFVNEGEYVEKGQIIGIVDRDSKLILKADLYQKHLTQLSKIHSANFKLPYRDEIYNTTELKGKLIAYGRDIHEEDYTTPVYFEINKIPELFMGSYVDVYLQSESTRKVLSISKSAVLEDQSVFFVFVQTDGESYEKRFVTIGADNGKEIEITSGLKAGERVVSKGVYFVKLASLAGTLPAHNHNH; encoded by the coding sequence ATGAATAAAATATATTTAATCGCTCTGGGGCTATCCCTGTCCATTATCAGCTGCAAGCCATCGGCTTCTTCAGGTCACGAAGGCCATGATCATGACGGACACGACCATGGTGAAGTGACAGCCGAAACACATGACGAACATGAAAGCCAAACGCTTAGCCTTTATAATCCGGAGACTGAACTTTTTGCCGAGTTTCACCCCCTGGTTGCGGGACAGGTTTCTGAATTTTTAACTCACCTGACTCGTCTGGACAGCTACAAACCCTATGCTGAAGGCAAATTGACTGTATCCCTGATAAAGGACGGCAAGGGTATTCGCAATACGGTTGAAGCGCCGGCTTCTTTGGGCATTTTCACACCGAGTCTGAAACCAAAGGCTGCCGGTTTATACACCCTTGTGTTTGAAATTGAATCTCAATTCGGGAAAGAACGTTTCGTTGCTAAGAATATTGAGGTCTACGCCAACGAAGAACAAGCCGAAGAGGCCCTGGAAACTCAACACAAAGAAAATCAAATCAAATTTCTGAAAGAGCAAGCCTGGAAAATTGACTTTGGCACAGAGAAAGTGGCTTATGGTATTTTCAATAAAGTGATCAAAACAACCGGCGAACTGATTGCATCGAGCAATAGCGAGATTCGCATCTCTGCACAGTCTTCGGGTATTATTCGTATGCCATCATCAGACATCGTTAACGGGAAGACCGTAAAGAAAGGCGAAGCCATCTTCTTTATTTCAGGACAAGGCCTTTCGGATAATTCGCTGACCAGCCGTTTTATCAATGCCCGTTCGGACTATGAGAAAACATCAGCTGACTTTAAAAGAGCGCAAGCCTTACGAGCTGATCAAATCATCTCCGAAAAGGAATTTAATGAAGCGAAATCGAATTTTGAGAAAGCTGAAGTGAACTACCAACTGATTTCCAGAGATTACAGCACAAAGGGAATTAAAGTGAGCTCACCAGCAACGGGCTATATCTGTAAAGTTTTTGTAAACGAAGGCGAATACGTAGAAAAAGGTCAGATCATTGGCATAGTTGACAGGGATTCAAAATTGATCCTTAAGGCTGACTTGTATCAGAAACATTTAACACAGTTATCAAAAATACATTCGGCAAACTTCAAGTTGCCATATCGTGATGAAATTTACAACACAACAGAACTTAAGGGTAAGCTAATTGCCTATGGTCGTGATATCCACGAAGAAGACTACACCACACCGGTATATTTCGAAATCAATAAGATTCCGGAGCTTTTCATGGGTTCTTACGTCGATGTTTACCTGCAGTCGGAAAGTACCCGAAAGGTTTTAAGCATTAGCAAATCAGCCGTTTTGGAAGATCAGTCCGTCTTTTTTGTATTTGTACAAACCGACGGAGAAAGCTACGAAAAACGTTTTGTGACCATAGGAGCTGATAATGGTAAGGAAATTGAAATCACAAGCGGATTAAAAGCCGGTGAACGTGTGGTCAGCAAAGGGGTTTACTTTGTGAAACTGGCTTCCTTGGCCGGAACACTACCTGCCCACAACCACAACCATTAG